From a region of the Clupea harengus chromosome 9, Ch_v2.0.2, whole genome shotgun sequence genome:
- the taf15 gene encoding TATA-binding protein-associated factor 2N isoform X8, whose translation MALTEVKAINRVDSRAMAKGMELPLMVDRAMLVMVRPGLANSPRVTPQEAMGNSSPLRHHHSSQATTPTGNRAPTPRPGSVTSPLTGSRPVEAIVNRRPGGPMASRQEAATGNRLPPAMVNLEQEQAMANSQVVMANLMEGGPRVRADGTGTTVVPTALKATGGGAVVATIAAVTTAEATTAAEEVAPLLVWGPRDYGQREDSGGDNSDNSDNNTIFVQGLGEDVTVQEVADYFKQIGIIKLNKKTGQPMINLYTDKATGKLKGEATVSYEDPPSAKAAIDWFDGKEFQGKAIKVSFATRRAEFASGRGAAVGGGGAGGGGRGRGGFRGRGGFGGGGGGGPSFDVKGGDWPCPNSSCGNMNFARRQECNKCGAPKPGDSYGGDRGGGGGRGGYGGDRGGGFRGRGGGGGFRGGDRGDRGGGGYKMGGRGEHREDRRDRPY comes from the exons ATGGCTCTTACGGAAGTCAAGGCTATCAACAGAGTGGACAG CAGGGCTATGGCCAAGGGAATGGAGCTGCCTCTTATGGTGGACAGAGCTATGCTGGTTATGGTCAGACCG GGTTTGGCCAACAGTCCCAGGGTTACTCCTCAGGAGGCTATGGGCAACAGCAGCCCCCTCCGCCACCACCACAGCAGCCAAGCTACGACTCCTACGGGCAACAGGGCACCGACCCCCCGGCCGG GTTCAGTGACAAGTCCTCTTACGGGCAGCCGGCCAGTGGAGGCTATAGTCAACCGTCGGCCGGGGGGGCCTATGGCCAGCCGTCAGGAGGCAGCTACGGGCAACCGTCTGCCACCAGCTATGGTCAatctggagcaggagcaggctATGGCCAACAGTCAGGTGGTTATGGCCAATCTCATGGAAGGAGGACCGAGG GTGAGAGCAGACGGTACGGGGACGACAGTGGTTCCGACCGCTCTGAAGGCTACCGGGGGAGGGGCCGTGGTGGCTACGATCGCGGCGGTTACGACCGCGGAGGCTACGACCGCGGCGGAAGAGGTGGCCCCCCTTCTGGTATGGG GACCCCGAGACTACGGCCAACGGGAAGactctg GTGGAGACAACTCGGACAACTCTGACAACAACACCATCTTTGTTCAAGGCCTGGGAGAAGACGTCACCGTTCAGGAAGTGGCCGACTACTTCAAGCAGATAGGCATCATCAAG TTGAATAAGAAGACGGGCCAGCCTATGATCAACCTCTACACAGACAAGGCCACAGGAAAGCTGAAAGGAGAAGCCACCGTCTCTTATGAAGACCCACCCTCTGCCAAAGCTGCCATTGACTGGTTTGACG GAAAGGAGTTCCAAGGTAAAGCCATCAAGGTCTCGTTTGCCACCCGAAGGGCAGAATTTGCATCTGGCCGAGGAGCTGCGGTGGGTGGCGGCGGCGCCGGTGGAGGTGGCAGGGGACGTGGAG GGTTCAGAGGTCGCGGTGGCTtcggtggtggcggcggcggcggacCCAGCTTTGACGTGAAAGGTGGAGACTGGCCCTGTCCCAACAG CTCCTGCGGCAACATGAACTTCGCTCGTCGTCAGGAGTGCAACAAGTGTGGCGCACCCAAGCCTGGAGACAGCTACGGAGGAG ACCGAGGAGGTGGCGGTGGCAGGGGAGGCTACGGCGGTGATCGTGGCGGAGGCTTCAGGGGCcgcggcggtggcggtggcttCCGGGGCGGAGACCGTGGAGATCGCGGCGGTGGCGGCTACAAAATGGGAGGAAG GGGAGAGCACAGGGAAGACAGAAGAGACCGGCCATACTAA
- the taf15 gene encoding TATA-binding protein-associated factor 2N isoform X3 translates to MASDSGYGQPGAQQSYGSYGSQGYQQSGQGYGQGNGAASYGGQSYAGYGQTEGFGQQSQGYSSGGYGQQQPPPPPPQQPSYDSYGQQGTDPPAGFSDKSSYGQPASGGYSQPSAGGAYGQPSGGSYGQPSATSYGQSGAGAGYGQQSGGYGQSHGRRTEGESRRYGDDSGSDRSEGYRGRGRGGYDRGGYDRGGYDRGGRGGPPSGMGGGDRGGFKNYGGPRDYGQREDSGGDNSDNSDNNTIFVQGLGEDVTVQEVADYFKQIGIIKLNKKTGQPMINLYTDKATGKLKGEATVSYEDPPSAKAAIDWFDGKEFQGKAIKVSFATRRAEFASGRGAAVGGGGAGGGGRGRGGFRGRGGFGGGGGGGPSFDVKGGDWPCPNSSCGNMNFARRQECNKCGAPKPGDSYGGDRGGGGGRGGYGGDRGGGFRGRGGGGGFRGGDRGDRGGGGYKMGGRGEHREDRRDRPY, encoded by the exons ATGGCATCAG ATTCGGGCTACGGGCAGCCTGGAGCTCAACAAAG TTATGGCTCTTACGGAAGTCAAGGCTATCAACAGAGTGGACAG GGCTATGGCCAAGGGAATGGAGCTGCCTCTTATGGTGGACAGAGCTATGCTGGTTATGGTCAGACCG AAGGGTTTGGCCAACAGTCCCAGGGTTACTCCTCAGGAGGCTATGGGCAACAGCAGCCCCCTCCGCCACCACCACAGCAGCCAAGCTACGACTCCTACGGGCAACAGGGCACCGACCCCCCGGCCGG GTTCAGTGACAAGTCCTCTTACGGGCAGCCGGCCAGTGGAGGCTATAGTCAACCGTCGGCCGGGGGGGCCTATGGCCAGCCGTCAGGAGGCAGCTACGGGCAACCGTCTGCCACCAGCTATGGTCAatctggagcaggagcaggctATGGCCAACAGTCAGGTGGTTATGGCCAATCTCATGGAAGGAGGACCGAGG GTGAGAGCAGACGGTACGGGGACGACAGTGGTTCCGACCGCTCTGAAGGCTACCGGGGGAGGGGCCGTGGTGGCTACGATCGCGGCGGTTACGACCGCGGAGGCTACGACCGCGGCGGAAGAGGTGGCCCCCCTTCTGGTATGGG AGGTGGTGACCGTGGTGGCTTCAAAAATTACGGTG GACCCCGAGACTACGGCCAACGGGAAGactctg GTGGAGACAACTCGGACAACTCTGACAACAACACCATCTTTGTTCAAGGCCTGGGAGAAGACGTCACCGTTCAGGAAGTGGCCGACTACTTCAAGCAGATAGGCATCATCAAG TTGAATAAGAAGACGGGCCAGCCTATGATCAACCTCTACACAGACAAGGCCACAGGAAAGCTGAAAGGAGAAGCCACCGTCTCTTATGAAGACCCACCCTCTGCCAAAGCTGCCATTGACTGGTTTGACG GAAAGGAGTTCCAAGGTAAAGCCATCAAGGTCTCGTTTGCCACCCGAAGGGCAGAATTTGCATCTGGCCGAGGAGCTGCGGTGGGTGGCGGCGGCGCCGGTGGAGGTGGCAGGGGACGTGGAG GGTTCAGAGGTCGCGGTGGCTtcggtggtggcggcggcggcggacCCAGCTTTGACGTGAAAGGTGGAGACTGGCCCTGTCCCAACAG CTCCTGCGGCAACATGAACTTCGCTCGTCGTCAGGAGTGCAACAAGTGTGGCGCACCCAAGCCTGGAGACAGCTACGGAGGAG ACCGAGGAGGTGGCGGTGGCAGGGGAGGCTACGGCGGTGATCGTGGCGGAGGCTTCAGGGGCcgcggcggtggcggtggcttCCGGGGCGGAGACCGTGGAGATCGCGGCGGTGGCGGCTACAAAATGGGAGGAAG GGGAGAGCACAGGGAAGACAGAAGAGACCGGCCATACTAA
- the taf15 gene encoding TATA-binding protein-associated factor 2N isoform X10, with protein sequence MALTEVKAINRVDRAMAKGMELPLMVDRAMLVMVRPGLANSPRVTPQEAMGNSSPLRHHHSSQATTPTGNRAPTPRPGSVTSPLTGSRPVEAIVNRRPGGPMASRQEAATGNRLPPAMVNLEQEQAMANSQVVMANLMEGGPRVRADGTGTTVVPTALKATGGGAVVATIAAVTTAEATTAAEEVAPLLVWGPRDYGQREDSGGDNSDNSDNNTIFVQGLGEDVTVQEVADYFKQIGIIKLNKKTGQPMINLYTDKATGKLKGEATVSYEDPPSAKAAIDWFDGKEFQGKAIKVSFATRRAEFASGRGAAVGGGGAGGGGRGRGGFRGRGGFGGGGGGGPSFDVKGGDWPCPNSSCGNMNFARRQECNKCGAPKPGDSYGGDRGGGGGRGGYGGDRGGGFRGRGGGGGFRGGDRGDRGGGGYKMGGRGEHREDRRDRPY encoded by the exons ATGGCTCTTACGGAAGTCAAGGCTATCAACAGAGTGGACAG GGCTATGGCCAAGGGAATGGAGCTGCCTCTTATGGTGGACAGAGCTATGCTGGTTATGGTCAGACCG GGTTTGGCCAACAGTCCCAGGGTTACTCCTCAGGAGGCTATGGGCAACAGCAGCCCCCTCCGCCACCACCACAGCAGCCAAGCTACGACTCCTACGGGCAACAGGGCACCGACCCCCCGGCCGG GTTCAGTGACAAGTCCTCTTACGGGCAGCCGGCCAGTGGAGGCTATAGTCAACCGTCGGCCGGGGGGGCCTATGGCCAGCCGTCAGGAGGCAGCTACGGGCAACCGTCTGCCACCAGCTATGGTCAatctggagcaggagcaggctATGGCCAACAGTCAGGTGGTTATGGCCAATCTCATGGAAGGAGGACCGAGG GTGAGAGCAGACGGTACGGGGACGACAGTGGTTCCGACCGCTCTGAAGGCTACCGGGGGAGGGGCCGTGGTGGCTACGATCGCGGCGGTTACGACCGCGGAGGCTACGACCGCGGCGGAAGAGGTGGCCCCCCTTCTGGTATGGG GACCCCGAGACTACGGCCAACGGGAAGactctg GTGGAGACAACTCGGACAACTCTGACAACAACACCATCTTTGTTCAAGGCCTGGGAGAAGACGTCACCGTTCAGGAAGTGGCCGACTACTTCAAGCAGATAGGCATCATCAAG TTGAATAAGAAGACGGGCCAGCCTATGATCAACCTCTACACAGACAAGGCCACAGGAAAGCTGAAAGGAGAAGCCACCGTCTCTTATGAAGACCCACCCTCTGCCAAAGCTGCCATTGACTGGTTTGACG GAAAGGAGTTCCAAGGTAAAGCCATCAAGGTCTCGTTTGCCACCCGAAGGGCAGAATTTGCATCTGGCCGAGGAGCTGCGGTGGGTGGCGGCGGCGCCGGTGGAGGTGGCAGGGGACGTGGAG GGTTCAGAGGTCGCGGTGGCTtcggtggtggcggcggcggcggacCCAGCTTTGACGTGAAAGGTGGAGACTGGCCCTGTCCCAACAG CTCCTGCGGCAACATGAACTTCGCTCGTCGTCAGGAGTGCAACAAGTGTGGCGCACCCAAGCCTGGAGACAGCTACGGAGGAG ACCGAGGAGGTGGCGGTGGCAGGGGAGGCTACGGCGGTGATCGTGGCGGAGGCTTCAGGGGCcgcggcggtggcggtggcttCCGGGGCGGAGACCGTGGAGATCGCGGCGGTGGCGGCTACAAAATGGGAGGAAG GGGAGAGCACAGGGAAGACAGAAGAGACCGGCCATACTAA
- the taf15 gene encoding TATA-binding protein-associated factor 2N isoform X4 codes for MASDSGYGQPGAQQSYGSYGSQGYQQSGQGYGQGNGAASYGGQSYAGYGQTGFGQQSQGYSSGGYGQQQPPPPPPQQPSYDSYGQQGTDPPAGFSDKSSYGQPASGGYSQPSAGGAYGQPSGGSYGQPSATSYGQSGAGAGYGQQSGGYGQSHGRRTEGESRRYGDDSGSDRSEGYRGRGRGGYDRGGYDRGGYDRGGRGGPPSGMGGGDRGGFKNYGGPRDYGQREDSGGDNSDNSDNNTIFVQGLGEDVTVQEVADYFKQIGIIKLNKKTGQPMINLYTDKATGKLKGEATVSYEDPPSAKAAIDWFDGKEFQGKAIKVSFATRRAEFASGRGAAVGGGGAGGGGRGRGGFRGRGGFGGGGGGGPSFDVKGGDWPCPNSSCGNMNFARRQECNKCGAPKPGDSYGGDRGGGGGRGGYGGDRGGGFRGRGGGGGFRGGDRGDRGGGGYKMGGRGEHREDRRDRPY; via the exons ATGGCATCAG ATTCGGGCTACGGGCAGCCTGGAGCTCAACAAAG TTATGGCTCTTACGGAAGTCAAGGCTATCAACAGAGTGGACAG GGCTATGGCCAAGGGAATGGAGCTGCCTCTTATGGTGGACAGAGCTATGCTGGTTATGGTCAGACCG GGTTTGGCCAACAGTCCCAGGGTTACTCCTCAGGAGGCTATGGGCAACAGCAGCCCCCTCCGCCACCACCACAGCAGCCAAGCTACGACTCCTACGGGCAACAGGGCACCGACCCCCCGGCCGG GTTCAGTGACAAGTCCTCTTACGGGCAGCCGGCCAGTGGAGGCTATAGTCAACCGTCGGCCGGGGGGGCCTATGGCCAGCCGTCAGGAGGCAGCTACGGGCAACCGTCTGCCACCAGCTATGGTCAatctggagcaggagcaggctATGGCCAACAGTCAGGTGGTTATGGCCAATCTCATGGAAGGAGGACCGAGG GTGAGAGCAGACGGTACGGGGACGACAGTGGTTCCGACCGCTCTGAAGGCTACCGGGGGAGGGGCCGTGGTGGCTACGATCGCGGCGGTTACGACCGCGGAGGCTACGACCGCGGCGGAAGAGGTGGCCCCCCTTCTGGTATGGG AGGTGGTGACCGTGGTGGCTTCAAAAATTACGGTG GACCCCGAGACTACGGCCAACGGGAAGactctg GTGGAGACAACTCGGACAACTCTGACAACAACACCATCTTTGTTCAAGGCCTGGGAGAAGACGTCACCGTTCAGGAAGTGGCCGACTACTTCAAGCAGATAGGCATCATCAAG TTGAATAAGAAGACGGGCCAGCCTATGATCAACCTCTACACAGACAAGGCCACAGGAAAGCTGAAAGGAGAAGCCACCGTCTCTTATGAAGACCCACCCTCTGCCAAAGCTGCCATTGACTGGTTTGACG GAAAGGAGTTCCAAGGTAAAGCCATCAAGGTCTCGTTTGCCACCCGAAGGGCAGAATTTGCATCTGGCCGAGGAGCTGCGGTGGGTGGCGGCGGCGCCGGTGGAGGTGGCAGGGGACGTGGAG GGTTCAGAGGTCGCGGTGGCTtcggtggtggcggcggcggcggacCCAGCTTTGACGTGAAAGGTGGAGACTGGCCCTGTCCCAACAG CTCCTGCGGCAACATGAACTTCGCTCGTCGTCAGGAGTGCAACAAGTGTGGCGCACCCAAGCCTGGAGACAGCTACGGAGGAG ACCGAGGAGGTGGCGGTGGCAGGGGAGGCTACGGCGGTGATCGTGGCGGAGGCTTCAGGGGCcgcggcggtggcggtggcttCCGGGGCGGAGACCGTGGAGATCGCGGCGGTGGCGGCTACAAAATGGGAGGAAG GGGAGAGCACAGGGAAGACAGAAGAGACCGGCCATACTAA
- the taf15 gene encoding TATA-binding protein-associated factor 2N isoform X2, whose translation MASDSGYGQPGAQQSYGSYGSQGYQQSGQQGYGQGNGAASYGGQSYAGYGQTGFGQQSQGYSSGGYGQQQPPPPPPQQPSYDSYGQQGTDPPAGFSDKSSYGQPASGGYSQPSAGGAYGQPSGGSYGQPSATSYGQSGAGAGYGQQSGGYGQSHGRRTEGESRRYGDDSGSDRSEGYRGRGRGGYDRGGYDRGGYDRGGRGGPPSGMGGGDRGGFKNYGGPRDYGQREDSGGDNSDNSDNNTIFVQGLGEDVTVQEVADYFKQIGIIKLNKKTGQPMINLYTDKATGKLKGEATVSYEDPPSAKAAIDWFDGKEFQGKAIKVSFATRRAEFASGRGAAVGGGGAGGGGRGRGGFRGRGGFGGGGGGGPSFDVKGGDWPCPNSSCGNMNFARRQECNKCGAPKPGDSYGGDRGGGGGRGGYGGDRGGGFRGRGGGGGFRGGDRGDRGGGGYKMGGRGEHREDRRDRPY comes from the exons ATGGCATCAG ATTCGGGCTACGGGCAGCCTGGAGCTCAACAAAG TTATGGCTCTTACGGAAGTCAAGGCTATCAACAGAGTGGACAG CAGGGCTATGGCCAAGGGAATGGAGCTGCCTCTTATGGTGGACAGAGCTATGCTGGTTATGGTCAGACCG GGTTTGGCCAACAGTCCCAGGGTTACTCCTCAGGAGGCTATGGGCAACAGCAGCCCCCTCCGCCACCACCACAGCAGCCAAGCTACGACTCCTACGGGCAACAGGGCACCGACCCCCCGGCCGG GTTCAGTGACAAGTCCTCTTACGGGCAGCCGGCCAGTGGAGGCTATAGTCAACCGTCGGCCGGGGGGGCCTATGGCCAGCCGTCAGGAGGCAGCTACGGGCAACCGTCTGCCACCAGCTATGGTCAatctggagcaggagcaggctATGGCCAACAGTCAGGTGGTTATGGCCAATCTCATGGAAGGAGGACCGAGG GTGAGAGCAGACGGTACGGGGACGACAGTGGTTCCGACCGCTCTGAAGGCTACCGGGGGAGGGGCCGTGGTGGCTACGATCGCGGCGGTTACGACCGCGGAGGCTACGACCGCGGCGGAAGAGGTGGCCCCCCTTCTGGTATGGG AGGTGGTGACCGTGGTGGCTTCAAAAATTACGGTG GACCCCGAGACTACGGCCAACGGGAAGactctg GTGGAGACAACTCGGACAACTCTGACAACAACACCATCTTTGTTCAAGGCCTGGGAGAAGACGTCACCGTTCAGGAAGTGGCCGACTACTTCAAGCAGATAGGCATCATCAAG TTGAATAAGAAGACGGGCCAGCCTATGATCAACCTCTACACAGACAAGGCCACAGGAAAGCTGAAAGGAGAAGCCACCGTCTCTTATGAAGACCCACCCTCTGCCAAAGCTGCCATTGACTGGTTTGACG GAAAGGAGTTCCAAGGTAAAGCCATCAAGGTCTCGTTTGCCACCCGAAGGGCAGAATTTGCATCTGGCCGAGGAGCTGCGGTGGGTGGCGGCGGCGCCGGTGGAGGTGGCAGGGGACGTGGAG GGTTCAGAGGTCGCGGTGGCTtcggtggtggcggcggcggcggacCCAGCTTTGACGTGAAAGGTGGAGACTGGCCCTGTCCCAACAG CTCCTGCGGCAACATGAACTTCGCTCGTCGTCAGGAGTGCAACAAGTGTGGCGCACCCAAGCCTGGAGACAGCTACGGAGGAG ACCGAGGAGGTGGCGGTGGCAGGGGAGGCTACGGCGGTGATCGTGGCGGAGGCTTCAGGGGCcgcggcggtggcggtggcttCCGGGGCGGAGACCGTGGAGATCGCGGCGGTGGCGGCTACAAAATGGGAGGAAG GGGAGAGCACAGGGAAGACAGAAGAGACCGGCCATACTAA
- the taf15 gene encoding TATA-binding protein-associated factor 2N isoform X9 produces MALTEVKAINRVDRAMAKGMELPLMVDRAMLVMVRPKGLANSPRVTPQEAMGNSSPLRHHHSSQATTPTGNRAPTPRPGSVTSPLTGSRPVEAIVNRRPGGPMASRQEAATGNRLPPAMVNLEQEQAMANSQVVMANLMEGGPRVRADGTGTTVVPTALKATGGGAVVATIAAVTTAEATTAAEEVAPLLVWGPRDYGQREDSGGDNSDNSDNNTIFVQGLGEDVTVQEVADYFKQIGIIKLNKKTGQPMINLYTDKATGKLKGEATVSYEDPPSAKAAIDWFDGKEFQGKAIKVSFATRRAEFASGRGAAVGGGGAGGGGRGRGGFRGRGGFGGGGGGGPSFDVKGGDWPCPNSSCGNMNFARRQECNKCGAPKPGDSYGGDRGGGGGRGGYGGDRGGGFRGRGGGGGFRGGDRGDRGGGGYKMGGRGEHREDRRDRPY; encoded by the exons ATGGCTCTTACGGAAGTCAAGGCTATCAACAGAGTGGACAG GGCTATGGCCAAGGGAATGGAGCTGCCTCTTATGGTGGACAGAGCTATGCTGGTTATGGTCAGACCG AAGGGTTTGGCCAACAGTCCCAGGGTTACTCCTCAGGAGGCTATGGGCAACAGCAGCCCCCTCCGCCACCACCACAGCAGCCAAGCTACGACTCCTACGGGCAACAGGGCACCGACCCCCCGGCCGG GTTCAGTGACAAGTCCTCTTACGGGCAGCCGGCCAGTGGAGGCTATAGTCAACCGTCGGCCGGGGGGGCCTATGGCCAGCCGTCAGGAGGCAGCTACGGGCAACCGTCTGCCACCAGCTATGGTCAatctggagcaggagcaggctATGGCCAACAGTCAGGTGGTTATGGCCAATCTCATGGAAGGAGGACCGAGG GTGAGAGCAGACGGTACGGGGACGACAGTGGTTCCGACCGCTCTGAAGGCTACCGGGGGAGGGGCCGTGGTGGCTACGATCGCGGCGGTTACGACCGCGGAGGCTACGACCGCGGCGGAAGAGGTGGCCCCCCTTCTGGTATGGG GACCCCGAGACTACGGCCAACGGGAAGactctg GTGGAGACAACTCGGACAACTCTGACAACAACACCATCTTTGTTCAAGGCCTGGGAGAAGACGTCACCGTTCAGGAAGTGGCCGACTACTTCAAGCAGATAGGCATCATCAAG TTGAATAAGAAGACGGGCCAGCCTATGATCAACCTCTACACAGACAAGGCCACAGGAAAGCTGAAAGGAGAAGCCACCGTCTCTTATGAAGACCCACCCTCTGCCAAAGCTGCCATTGACTGGTTTGACG GAAAGGAGTTCCAAGGTAAAGCCATCAAGGTCTCGTTTGCCACCCGAAGGGCAGAATTTGCATCTGGCCGAGGAGCTGCGGTGGGTGGCGGCGGCGCCGGTGGAGGTGGCAGGGGACGTGGAG GGTTCAGAGGTCGCGGTGGCTtcggtggtggcggcggcggcggacCCAGCTTTGACGTGAAAGGTGGAGACTGGCCCTGTCCCAACAG CTCCTGCGGCAACATGAACTTCGCTCGTCGTCAGGAGTGCAACAAGTGTGGCGCACCCAAGCCTGGAGACAGCTACGGAGGAG ACCGAGGAGGTGGCGGTGGCAGGGGAGGCTACGGCGGTGATCGTGGCGGAGGCTTCAGGGGCcgcggcggtggcggtggcttCCGGGGCGGAGACCGTGGAGATCGCGGCGGTGGCGGCTACAAAATGGGAGGAAG GGGAGAGCACAGGGAAGACAGAAGAGACCGGCCATACTAA
- the taf15 gene encoding TATA-binding protein-associated factor 2N isoform X1, which produces MASDSGYGQPGAQQSYGSYGSQGYQQSGQQGYGQGNGAASYGGQSYAGYGQTEGFGQQSQGYSSGGYGQQQPPPPPPQQPSYDSYGQQGTDPPAGFSDKSSYGQPASGGYSQPSAGGAYGQPSGGSYGQPSATSYGQSGAGAGYGQQSGGYGQSHGRRTEGESRRYGDDSGSDRSEGYRGRGRGGYDRGGYDRGGYDRGGRGGPPSGMGGGDRGGFKNYGGPRDYGQREDSGGDNSDNSDNNTIFVQGLGEDVTVQEVADYFKQIGIIKLNKKTGQPMINLYTDKATGKLKGEATVSYEDPPSAKAAIDWFDGKEFQGKAIKVSFATRRAEFASGRGAAVGGGGAGGGGRGRGGFRGRGGFGGGGGGGPSFDVKGGDWPCPNSSCGNMNFARRQECNKCGAPKPGDSYGGDRGGGGGRGGYGGDRGGGFRGRGGGGGFRGGDRGDRGGGGYKMGGRGEHREDRRDRPY; this is translated from the exons ATGGCATCAG ATTCGGGCTACGGGCAGCCTGGAGCTCAACAAAG TTATGGCTCTTACGGAAGTCAAGGCTATCAACAGAGTGGACAG CAGGGCTATGGCCAAGGGAATGGAGCTGCCTCTTATGGTGGACAGAGCTATGCTGGTTATGGTCAGACCG AAGGGTTTGGCCAACAGTCCCAGGGTTACTCCTCAGGAGGCTATGGGCAACAGCAGCCCCCTCCGCCACCACCACAGCAGCCAAGCTACGACTCCTACGGGCAACAGGGCACCGACCCCCCGGCCGG GTTCAGTGACAAGTCCTCTTACGGGCAGCCGGCCAGTGGAGGCTATAGTCAACCGTCGGCCGGGGGGGCCTATGGCCAGCCGTCAGGAGGCAGCTACGGGCAACCGTCTGCCACCAGCTATGGTCAatctggagcaggagcaggctATGGCCAACAGTCAGGTGGTTATGGCCAATCTCATGGAAGGAGGACCGAGG GTGAGAGCAGACGGTACGGGGACGACAGTGGTTCCGACCGCTCTGAAGGCTACCGGGGGAGGGGCCGTGGTGGCTACGATCGCGGCGGTTACGACCGCGGAGGCTACGACCGCGGCGGAAGAGGTGGCCCCCCTTCTGGTATGGG AGGTGGTGACCGTGGTGGCTTCAAAAATTACGGTG GACCCCGAGACTACGGCCAACGGGAAGactctg GTGGAGACAACTCGGACAACTCTGACAACAACACCATCTTTGTTCAAGGCCTGGGAGAAGACGTCACCGTTCAGGAAGTGGCCGACTACTTCAAGCAGATAGGCATCATCAAG TTGAATAAGAAGACGGGCCAGCCTATGATCAACCTCTACACAGACAAGGCCACAGGAAAGCTGAAAGGAGAAGCCACCGTCTCTTATGAAGACCCACCCTCTGCCAAAGCTGCCATTGACTGGTTTGACG GAAAGGAGTTCCAAGGTAAAGCCATCAAGGTCTCGTTTGCCACCCGAAGGGCAGAATTTGCATCTGGCCGAGGAGCTGCGGTGGGTGGCGGCGGCGCCGGTGGAGGTGGCAGGGGACGTGGAG GGTTCAGAGGTCGCGGTGGCTtcggtggtggcggcggcggcggacCCAGCTTTGACGTGAAAGGTGGAGACTGGCCCTGTCCCAACAG CTCCTGCGGCAACATGAACTTCGCTCGTCGTCAGGAGTGCAACAAGTGTGGCGCACCCAAGCCTGGAGACAGCTACGGAGGAG ACCGAGGAGGTGGCGGTGGCAGGGGAGGCTACGGCGGTGATCGTGGCGGAGGCTTCAGGGGCcgcggcggtggcggtggcttCCGGGGCGGAGACCGTGGAGATCGCGGCGGTGGCGGCTACAAAATGGGAGGAAG GGGAGAGCACAGGGAAGACAGAAGAGACCGGCCATACTAA